A single region of the Photobacterium sanguinicancri genome encodes:
- a CDS encoding M16 family metallopeptidase, translating into MSYQSVAQVPPQDVHWFGKSDLQLNPKLHPYTLDNGMRVVLVPNKKPSHAVAMRLYVRAGALQEQGNVAGVAHYLEHMAFNGSTHVPEGEMIHILERHGLAFGPDTNAETNFEFTEYMLDLPKNDDESIDTALHIFRETASELTLAQGAIDRERPIILAEYRQRNTYGLNEFVRWGKFVYKGAEMYNHLPIGTVESINKINHKELKQFYQQYYRPQNTTLIVSGDFELATMRKRVEQQFASWRNTTPIEYTDMTQPVIEATEPEAQVSIDRNAQTQVGIHYYHAKPQRVDHVAQRLTNIKQLIANNALNHRLDSLSYASNSRFLGASTSSEYTLGVGELNYVTTVTQPGDWQYGLKQLERTIRQAAKYGFSNKEIKRQLESFHRNLKLAANDPNAGTSGGYAHGVSASIKYKRVMLSAKQDLALFDTHTDAFTTKSINHAFGKMYGEGQPRIFVTDSVAKAIGDNAQVTSAKTVLASYQQSLASPVLAYQEHEVGAFAYQDFGQPQSAKLVKTSQYGAIKSYQFANGVVLNVKHTDIEKDTIYINIRMGHGFKSLTAVQAPLVQMFNFGFAAGGLEAHTLNDLRTIFGGKDIGVSMTLAENAINGNYVSAPDTIEDQLEVFAAFMTHPAYRTEGKTFADKILNNSWQNLEQSPEGVENANVYPLLYHGDARRGMTKPEDLDKFALSDVAPLVKEATEKGPIELALVGDITDEQAIKLIGKTFGALDIHVQAPSNKMTPSLPPALVPSKVWYHRGEPNTAVASGYWPLPDGKDFKQGLVYDVMSQVIRLKLNTKVREQVGAVYTPYTSHQQSLTTKDFGFIAMHSNTKVKQVDDVLKMYREIMADIRQGKISEDEMTRALTPILDQLDQREESNRVWMDLAATAYSYPDIVEQQSSIEKDIQSITAKDIQLAAKAIPEKSMMAVKVLPAS; encoded by the coding sequence GTGAGTTACCAGAGCGTAGCTCAAGTTCCTCCCCAAGATGTTCATTGGTTTGGTAAAAGCGATCTTCAACTAAACCCTAAACTTCACCCTTATACTTTAGATAACGGTATGCGAGTCGTGTTGGTTCCCAACAAAAAGCCAAGTCATGCTGTGGCAATGCGTTTGTATGTTCGCGCTGGAGCTTTGCAAGAGCAAGGAAATGTGGCAGGTGTGGCGCATTATCTCGAACATATGGCTTTCAATGGTTCAACCCATGTTCCAGAAGGTGAAATGATCCATATCTTAGAACGACATGGGCTGGCGTTTGGACCTGATACCAACGCAGAGACGAATTTTGAGTTCACAGAATATATGCTTGATTTGCCAAAAAATGATGATGAAAGCATAGATACCGCGCTGCATATTTTTCGTGAGACAGCATCTGAACTTACCTTGGCGCAAGGCGCGATTGATAGAGAGCGCCCAATAATTCTGGCGGAATATCGCCAACGCAATACATATGGCTTAAATGAGTTTGTGAGGTGGGGCAAGTTTGTCTATAAAGGGGCGGAGATGTATAACCATCTGCCTATTGGGACAGTAGAAAGCATCAACAAAATTAATCACAAAGAGTTAAAGCAGTTCTACCAGCAGTATTACCGTCCTCAAAATACTACGTTAATTGTAAGTGGTGATTTTGAACTTGCAACAATGCGTAAGAGAGTTGAACAGCAATTTGCTAGCTGGCGCAATACGACGCCAATTGAATACACAGACATGACTCAACCTGTGATTGAAGCAACGGAGCCTGAAGCGCAAGTAAGTATTGATAGAAATGCCCAAACGCAAGTGGGAATTCATTACTATCATGCGAAGCCGCAGCGTGTAGATCATGTGGCGCAGCGATTAACGAATATTAAGCAGTTGATTGCTAATAATGCATTGAATCATCGTCTCGATAGTTTGAGTTACGCAAGCAATAGTCGGTTCTTAGGTGCGTCGACATCGTCGGAGTACACGTTGGGTGTGGGTGAGTTAAATTATGTGACTACGGTGACGCAACCGGGGGATTGGCAATATGGCTTAAAACAGCTGGAACGAACCATTCGTCAAGCGGCTAAATACGGTTTTAGTAACAAGGAAATTAAGCGTCAACTAGAGAGTTTCCACCGTAACCTTAAACTTGCTGCTAATGATCCGAATGCAGGTACCAGCGGGGGGTATGCCCACGGTGTTTCCGCCAGCATCAAATACAAAAGAGTGATGTTAAGTGCGAAACAAGACTTGGCATTATTTGATACCCACACTGACGCCTTTACTACTAAAAGCATTAATCATGCTTTTGGCAAAATGTATGGAGAAGGCCAGCCTCGTATTTTTGTGACAGATTCTGTGGCAAAAGCTATAGGTGATAATGCTCAAGTGACTTCTGCGAAGACGGTGCTTGCTAGTTATCAACAGAGTTTAGCGTCGCCAGTGTTGGCTTATCAAGAGCATGAAGTAGGCGCTTTTGCCTACCAAGACTTTGGACAACCGCAATCAGCGAAGTTAGTGAAAACTTCGCAATACGGAGCAATCAAGTCTTATCAGTTTGCCAATGGCGTTGTGCTTAATGTGAAGCATACGGATATCGAGAAAGACACTATCTATATTAACATTCGCATGGGACACGGTTTTAAATCTTTAACCGCAGTACAGGCGCCTTTGGTGCAAATGTTTAACTTTGGTTTTGCAGCTGGTGGCTTAGAAGCACATACTTTGAATGATCTTCGTACCATCTTTGGTGGTAAAGATATTGGTGTGAGTATGACGTTGGCGGAAAATGCGATCAATGGCAATTATGTATCGGCACCAGATACGATTGAAGATCAGTTAGAAGTGTTCGCTGCATTTATGACTCACCCAGCTTATCGTACGGAAGGAAAAACCTTTGCCGATAAAATCCTGAATAACTCATGGCAAAACCTAGAGCAATCACCGGAAGGTGTCGAAAATGCTAACGTATATCCGCTGCTTTACCATGGTGATGCTCGTAGAGGGATGACGAAGCCTGAGGACTTAGATAAATTTGCGCTAAGCGATGTTGCACCTTTAGTGAAAGAGGCTACAGAAAAAGGCCCAATTGAACTTGCATTGGTAGGTGATATTACTGATGAGCAAGCCATCAAACTGATTGGTAAAACCTTTGGTGCATTGGATATTCATGTGCAAGCGCCATCGAACAAAATGACACCATCGCTACCTCCTGCGTTAGTACCGTCAAAAGTGTGGTATCACCGAGGCGAGCCTAACACGGCAGTTGCTTCCGGTTACTGGCCGCTTCCAGATGGTAAAGACTTCAAACAAGGTTTGGTTTATGATGTGATGAGTCAAGTTATCCGATTGAAACTAAACACTAAAGTTCGAGAACAAGTGGGTGCCGTTTACACGCCTTATACTAGCCATCAGCAATCGCTAACGACCAAAGACTTTGGTTTTATTGCAATGCATAGCAATACCAAAGTTAAACAAGTTGATGACGTGTTGAAGATGTACCGCGAAATCATGGCTGATATTCGTCAAGGAAAGATCAGTGAAGATGAGATGACGCGTGCGTTAACACCAATCTTGGACCAGCTTGATCAGCGTGAAGAGAGTAACAGAGTGTGGATGGACCTTGCCGCCACAGCCTATAGTTACCCTGATATTGTGGAGCAGCAGAGCAGTATTGAAAAAGATATTCAGTCGATCACGGCGAAAGATATTCAATTGGCTGCGAAAGCGATCCCTGAAAAGAGTATGATGGCGGTGAAAGTTTTGCCGGCCTCTTAA
- a CDS encoding FAD:protein FMN transferase — translation MAKYQTRFQMMGTFIDLVVHHSNGEQLIQDAYRQLHQYAQRFTVNQADSELMRVNRHAGISPVMVQPDLFNLIKIAKTISEDLANPFNIAIGPLVKTWRIGFNDAKVPTPEEIAAKLSLVDPKNIILDEHNHSVFLSQPRMEIDLGAIAKGFFADEVKKQLVNAGVKHGFISLGGNVLTIGHSPNNANQAWNVGIQHPFAERGSIIRAVPLQGASMVTSGINERFFHANGQRYHHLLDAKTGMPISTDIASLTIISKHSIDGEIWSTAGFLPSIIEALHYLNQQADIEAIAVSNHGEVHVTQGLIDNGNTINYAK, via the coding sequence ATGGCAAAGTATCAGACCAGATTCCAAATGATGGGAACATTCATAGACTTAGTTGTTCACCATTCAAACGGTGAGCAACTGATTCAAGATGCTTATCGCCAACTTCATCAATACGCTCAGCGGTTCACCGTGAATCAAGCTGACTCTGAATTAATGCGCGTTAACCGTCATGCTGGTATTTCACCTGTTATGGTACAGCCCGATCTCTTTAATCTGATCAAAATAGCCAAAACAATCAGTGAAGATCTTGCAAACCCATTTAACATCGCGATCGGGCCACTGGTTAAAACTTGGCGTATCGGCTTTAACGATGCAAAAGTGCCCACACCAGAGGAAATAGCAGCCAAACTTTCTTTGGTTGATCCTAAAAATATTATTTTAGACGAGCACAATCACTCGGTTTTCCTCAGCCAGCCCCGTATGGAAATTGATCTAGGCGCTATTGCCAAAGGCTTTTTTGCTGATGAAGTGAAAAAACAACTGGTAAACGCTGGCGTTAAGCATGGTTTTATCAGTTTAGGTGGGAATGTCTTAACCATCGGCCATTCACCAAACAATGCCAACCAAGCATGGAATGTCGGTATTCAACACCCTTTCGCTGAACGTGGTTCCATCATTCGTGCAGTTCCTCTTCAAGGTGCATCTATGGTGACGTCTGGCATAAATGAACGCTTTTTCCATGCAAATGGCCAGCGCTATCATCATCTATTGGATGCAAAAACAGGCATGCCAATTTCCACTGACATTGCCAGCCTCACGATCATTTCTAAACATTCTATCGATGGCGAAATATGGAGCACCGCCGGCTTTTTACCCTCGATAATAGAGGCGCTTCATTACCTAAATCAGCAGGCGGATATAGAAGCTATCGCTGTTTCAAACCATGGAGAAGTCCACGTAACTCAAGGGTTAATTGATAATGGAAACACTATCAACTACGCCAAATAG